In Myxococcales bacterium, one genomic interval encodes:
- the uppS gene encoding di-trans,poly-cis-decaprenylcistransferase codes for MPKTPKHIAIIMDGNGRWAAENDLSRSEGHRKGAERIEGVIEDCKNRGVKYITLYAFSDENWQRPSDEILALMQLLRYFLISKRKGMVEKGVRFRVIGDIARLPAELRSEIRETEALTSHCSDITMIVALSYGGRQEILRAVNAMLKSGKGEVTQEDFTSALDTRGIPDPDLLIRTSGEFRVSNFLLWQIAYSELYFTEALWPDFDSAELDRAIESYKARERRFGKVSGQSA; via the coding sequence ATGCCAAAAACGCCTAAACACATAGCCATCATAATGGATGGAAACGGAAGATGGGCTGCGGAGAACGACCTTTCGCGCTCCGAGGGGCATCGCAAGGGAGCCGAGCGCATAGAGGGCGTGATCGAGGACTGCAAAAATCGGGGTGTGAAGTATATAACTCTCTACGCATTTTCCGACGAGAACTGGCAGCGTCCTTCCGATGAAATATTGGCTCTCATGCAGCTCTTGAGATATTTTCTGATCAGCAAGCGCAAGGGGATGGTGGAAAAAGGAGTCCGCTTTCGTGTGATAGGCGATATCGCGAGGCTGCCAGCCGAGCTTCGTAGTGAGATAAGGGAGACGGAGGCGCTTACCTCGCACTGTTCCGATATCACGATGATCGTAGCTCTTTCATACGGAGGAAGGCAGGAGATCCTTCGCGCCGTCAATGCCATGCTGAAGAGCGGAAAAGGGGAGGTCACGCAGGAGGATTTTACCTCCGCGCTCGACACGCGCGGGATTCCCGACCCCGATCTTCTGATAAGAACAAGCGGGGAGTTTCGCGTCAGCAATTTTCTTCTCTGGCAGATAGCTTACTCTGAGCTTTATTTTACCGAAGCGCTATGGCCTGATTTCGATTCGGCCGAACTGGACAGGGCGATAGAATCCTACAAAGCCCGCGAACGAAGGTTTGGCAAGGTGAGCGGCCAAAGCGCCTGA
- the frr gene encoding ribosome recycling factor gives MDDKIFKETEAKMSRAMDALHHELARLRTGRASLSLVDEVRVEYYGTMTPLNQLSSLSIPDARTIAIQPWDASAGQAIEKAILKSGLGLNPISDGKIIRIPIPALNEERRRDLVKLVKKHAEDCKVAVRNVRRDSNEELKRLKKDSKITEDDERSGYDRIQKITDDFIKKVDETVTHKEKDIMSV, from the coding sequence ATGGATGACAAAATTTTCAAGGAAACCGAAGCAAAGATGAGCAGGGCGATGGACGCTCTTCACCACGAGCTGGCGAGGCTGCGCACCGGCCGCGCCTCTCTTTCGCTGGTGGATGAAGTCCGTGTCGAGTACTACGGCACGATGACGCCGCTCAACCAGCTCTCTTCGCTTTCAATTCCGGATGCGCGCACGATAGCGATTCAGCCGTGGGACGCCTCCGCAGGTCAGGCGATAGAGAAGGCGATCCTCAAGTCGGGGCTCGGGTTGAATCCCATCAGCGATGGGAAGATAATCCGTATTCCGATACCGGCGCTCAACGAGGAACGCAGGCGTGATCTGGTCAAGTTGGTCAAAAAACATGCTGAGGATTGCAAGGTCGCAGTCCGCAACGTGCGCCGCGATTCCAACGAGGAGCTCAAACGGCTCAAGAAGGACTCGAAGATCACCGAGGACGACGAGCGTTCGGGATACGACAGGATTCAGAAGATCACCGATGACTTCATCAAGAAAGTTGATGAGACGGTCACCCATAAGGAAAAGGATATCATGTCGGTGTGA
- a CDS encoding UMP kinase has translation MKYRRIILKLSGEALLSPGVEKGISLDAAAKLVSEVRSAIDLGVEIGIVIGGGNIFRGAPIAKEGGICQAQADRMGMLATVINGLALQEVMIGSGLDAVLMSSLAIEGVAHSFDRRSAIRDMKEGRVLIFCGGTGSPFFSTDTAASLRALEVGAEAILKGTKVDGVYSADPKNDPSAKRFDSVSFIDVLKNQLKVMDSTAVSMCMDHNIPIIVFDIFKSGNLAKVVKGEKIGTVVYG, from the coding sequence ATGAAATACCGAAGAATCATCCTGAAACTTTCCGGTGAGGCTCTTCTCTCTCCGGGAGTCGAAAAAGGGATTTCCCTCGATGCCGCTGCAAAGCTCGTTTCGGAGGTTCGCAGCGCGATCGATCTCGGCGTAGAGATCGGCATCGTCATCGGCGGCGGAAATATCTTCCGCGGCGCCCCCATCGCAAAAGAGGGCGGGATCTGCCAGGCGCAAGCCGACCGGATGGGGATGCTTGCTACCGTCATCAACGGTCTCGCTCTTCAAGAGGTGATGATCGGTTCCGGGCTCGACGCGGTTCTGATGAGTTCGCTCGCGATAGAAGGGGTGGCTCACTCCTTCGACAGGCGCAGCGCGATACGCGATATGAAGGAGGGGCGGGTCCTGATCTTCTGCGGAGGAACGGGCTCGCCGTTTTTTTCTACCGACACCGCAGCATCTCTCCGAGCTCTCGAGGTCGGTGCAGAGGCTATTCTCAAGGGAACCAAGGTCGACGGAGTTTATTCCGCCGATCCGAAGAATGATCCTTCCGCGAAACGTTTCGATTCCGTTTCATTCATAGACGTTCTGAAAAATCAGCTTAAAGTTATGGATTCTACCGCTGTTTCGATGTGCATGGATCACAACATCCCCATCATCGTCTTCGACATATTCAAGTCCGGCAACCTTGCGAAGGTGGTGAAGGGCGAAAAAATAGGGACGGTGGTTTATGGATGA
- a CDS encoding elongation factor Ts has protein sequence MTISSEIVKELREKTGAGMMDCKRALSESNGDMEAAIESLRKKGVATAEKKSVRVAADGLIGHDISADGKVATLVEVNCETDFVTKTEDFRGYVSRVTEIVRDRNPADLDGLLATTVDGKSVKDIQTDVVAKIGENINARRFARVEIGAGKKLAQYIHAGSKIGVVVVYNDPNAKLDDTTGREVAMHVAAMHPQYVNKSDVPESVIAKEKEIMLAQMGETKKPAEILEKILGGKINKFYTEICLSEQVYVRDPDGKSSVGGWLKKIDSAITIDSFVRFQVGEGIEKRKD, from the coding sequence ATGACGATATCATCAGAGATAGTTAAAGAGTTGAGGGAGAAAACCGGCGCCGGAATGATGGACTGCAAAAGGGCTCTTTCCGAATCCAATGGGGATATGGAAGCCGCGATAGAGTCTCTGCGCAAAAAAGGAGTCGCTACCGCCGAGAAGAAGTCCGTGCGCGTCGCAGCCGACGGCCTCATCGGACACGATATCTCCGCCGATGGCAAAGTCGCGACTCTGGTGGAGGTCAACTGTGAAACCGACTTCGTCACCAAGACCGAAGACTTCCGCGGCTATGTTTCAAGGGTAACGGAAATAGTTCGCGACAGGAATCCGGCCGATCTCGATGGGCTTCTTGCGACTACAGTTGATGGCAAGAGCGTGAAGGATATCCAGACCGATGTCGTTGCCAAGATCGGCGAGAATATCAATGCCAGGCGCTTTGCCCGCGTAGAGATCGGCGCAGGAAAAAAACTCGCGCAATACATACACGCCGGATCCAAGATCGGCGTCGTGGTGGTTTACAACGATCCAAACGCAAAGCTCGATGACACGACCGGCAGGGAAGTTGCAATGCACGTCGCTGCGATGCATCCGCAGTACGTCAATAAGAGCGACGTTCCGGAGTCGGTGATCGCCAAGGAAAAGGAAATAATGCTGGCGCAGATGGGTGAGACGAAAAAGCCGGCTGAGATACTCGAGAAGATCCTCGGCGGAAAGATCAACAAATTTTATACCGAGATCTGTCTGAGTGAGCAGGTCTATGTCCGCGACCCGGACGGCAAGTCCTCGGTAGGGGGCTGGCTTAAGAAGATAGATTCGGCCATCACGATCGATTCATTCGTGAGGTTCCAGGTAGGGGAAGGGATTGAGAAGAGAAAAGACTGA
- the rpsB gene encoding 30S ribosomal protein S2, which translates to MTVEVQVKDMLEAGVHFGHQTRRWNPKMRPYIFAARDGIHIIDLDQTASLARDAYKFVADTVALGNSILFVGTKKQAKDVVESEAKRVGQFYVSNRWLGGMLTNFRTIRQSIDRLNDLVEKREKGELEKLTKKEALQIEREIEKLEFSLGGIKMMKKIPGAVFLIDPSSEIIAKKEANKLGIPVIALIDTNSDPEGIDYIIPGNDDAIRSIQYFSKIIADACEDGNRRREISLREQEAQAAEQAKEQKFKGPAIREKKITGRGRAWVARGATAEAASDADAEQFAKVKVEETTEAGSDQNP; encoded by the coding sequence ATGACAGTTGAAGTGCAGGTGAAAGACATGCTGGAAGCGGGCGTCCATTTCGGACATCAGACCCGCCGCTGGAATCCGAAGATGCGTCCATACATCTTCGCCGCAAGGGATGGGATCCACATCATCGATCTCGATCAGACGGCCTCTCTGGCACGCGATGCCTACAAGTTCGTCGCCGATACGGTCGCGCTTGGCAACAGCATCCTCTTCGTCGGAACGAAAAAGCAGGCCAAGGATGTCGTCGAGTCCGAAGCCAAGAGGGTCGGGCAGTTCTACGTCTCCAACCGCTGGCTGGGCGGGATGCTCACCAACTTCCGCACGATCCGGCAGTCCATCGACCGCCTCAACGATCTCGTCGAGAAGCGCGAGAAGGGCGAGCTCGAGAAATTGACCAAGAAGGAAGCCCTCCAGATCGAACGCGAGATCGAAAAGCTCGAATTCTCCCTCGGCGGAATCAAGATGATGAAGAAGATTCCCGGCGCGGTTTTTCTGATCGACCCGAGCAGCGAGATAATCGCTAAAAAAGAGGCGAACAAGCTCGGCATCCCCGTGATAGCGCTCATCGATACCAACAGCGACCCTGAGGGGATCGATTATATCATCCCCGGCAATGACGACGCGATTCGCTCCATACAGTATTTTTCGAAGATAATCGCCGATGCCTGCGAAGATGGAAACAGGAGGCGTGAGATCTCCCTGCGCGAGCAGGAGGCTCAGGCAGCCGAGCAGGCGAAGGAACAGAAATTCAAAGGTCCGGCGATACGCGAGAAAAAGATCACAGGCAGAGGGCGTGCATGGGTAGCGCGGGGCGCCACTGCTGAGGCGGCGAGCGATGCTGATGCGGAACAATTTGCCAAGGTGAAGGTCGAAGAGACCACCGAAGCTGGCAGCGATCAGAATCCGTGA
- a CDS encoding tetratricopeptide repeat protein yields MKKKPFILQITTIVALAALSIPTTLPAQMLGEAPIPSPSASPPPRGPGEAGKPVSEGQPQSIADTIAIPKPPEGGRDESAAKPASTEINPLTQKDYSWYLKSGDKSPKWNEFIEPAFQSFDSGNFATAGIFLQRAYDAGCRDPLILFRLALIKESREGYIEAANMYLEAAKGVEKRYPGHPISRGIHKHVGRSLYKVDRPAEALPFITEALRHSPNDFMMLLMAGQILRSIGENDKARIALEKALTVERPAGSDGLDSIRPVLHELILATFALQNVGMCSKYVEQMTSLDPSDQVASIYRRKIAEIENKRRERELIKRLTE; encoded by the coding sequence ATGAAGAAAAAACCCTTTATTTTACAAATAACTACAATCGTAGCGCTGGCGGCGCTCTCAATTCCAACAACTCTCCCGGCGCAGATGCTCGGAGAGGCCCCTATCCCCTCCCCATCCGCTTCTCCGCCGCCGAGAGGGCCTGGAGAGGCCGGAAAACCTGTAAGTGAGGGGCAGCCGCAATCTATCGCAGACACGATAGCCATTCCGAAGCCCCCCGAAGGGGGCAGGGATGAAAGCGCCGCAAAACCGGCCTCAACCGAGATCAACCCGCTGACCCAAAAGGACTACAGCTGGTATCTGAAATCCGGAGATAAATCCCCTAAATGGAACGAATTCATAGAGCCGGCTTTCCAGAGCTTCGACAGCGGAAACTTCGCCACCGCCGGGATATTTCTCCAGCGCGCCTACGACGCAGGCTGCCGCGATCCGCTCATCCTTTTTCGCCTGGCCCTGATAAAGGAGAGCCGCGAAGGATACATAGAGGCGGCCAATATGTACCTCGAGGCGGCAAAGGGCGTGGAAAAACGATATCCCGGCCACCCTATATCGCGCGGCATACACAAGCACGTCGGGCGCTCGCTCTATAAGGTCGATAGACCGGCCGAGGCCCTCCCCTTCATCACGGAGGCGCTGCGCCACTCACCCAATGATTTCATGATGCTGCTGATGGCGGGGCAGATCCTTCGCAGCATCGGAGAAAATGACAAAGCACGAATCGCACTTGAAAAGGCGCTGACGGTGGAAAGGCCGGCAGGGAGCGACGGGCTCGACTCGATAAGGCCTGTGCTCCACGAGCTGATTCTGGCGACCTTTGCGCTGCAAAATGTGGGGATGTGCTCGAAATATGTGGAGCAGATGACTTCACTTGATCCGTCAGATCAGGTCGCGTCGATATACCGCAGAAAGATAGCTGAAATCGAAAACAAACGCCGCGAACGTGAATTGATAAAGAGGCTGACGGAATAG